The Chloroflexota bacterium DNA segment CGTGAGCGGCAGGCTCCGGGAGTCCCCAGTCGGAACGGTCTGCTCGTCGCGCTGCTCGGCCAGCAGATGGACGCTGCCTGCCTCGATGCTCAGCGTCAGCGGCCCGCCCACCACGATACCCGCGGCCGCCAGCGTCGAGCGGGTGACGATGGCCTGGAGCCGCCCGGACCCCCGCCGCACCTGCACCAGCACGGCGTGTGGCAACGACGCCACCTCGTCCACCGTCCCATCGACGCGGAGGCAGCCCGGCCCACCTGGACCCGGTGTCAGCCGGTCGGGCGGCAGGTAGGCCAGGAGCGGGCTGGCAGCCGTCGCGGGAGCCGGCCCGTCCCAGGCGGCCCGCACGTCGAGGTCGGTCAGGTGCAGCGAGCCATCGCGGAGCACGGCCGGCGTCAGGTTCCGCAGTCCCAGCACCCGCGCCACTGCCTCCGAGGCCGGCTGCTCCCGCAACGTCTCGTAGGGCGCGATCTGGAGGATGCGCCCGCCTTCCAATACCGCCACCTGCGCCGCGATCCTCGCCGCCTCAGCCTGGTCGTGCGTGACGTACAGCATCGTCCAGCCCTCGGCCCGGTGGAGCGCCCGCAGCTCGTCCAGCAGCCGCTCGCGGATCGGCTGATCCAGGCTGTTGAGCGGCTCGTCGAGCAGGAGCACGCGGGGACGCGTCGCCAGCGCCCTGGCGATGGCCACCCGCTGCTGCTGCCCGCCGGACAGCTCGTGCGGGTAGCGCCCGGCCAGCCCCTCCAGCCCGACCAGCCGCAGCAAGTCGGCCACACGCTGGCCGTGCTCGCCGCGCGGGACGCCGCGATACGGCAGCCCGAACGCGACGTTCTCGCCGGCCGTCAGGTGCGGAAAGAGCAGGAACCGCTGGTGGATCATCGCCATGCCGCGCCGCTCCGGCGGCAGCTTGCCGATCTCCCGCCCATCGGCGAAGATCGCTCCCCGCTCGGCCGGGACCAGCCCCCCCAGCAGCCGGAGGATGGTCGTCTTGCCGCTGCCGCTGCTCCCCAGCAGGGCCACGCACTCGCCGGCCGCCACCTCCAGCGAGAGGCCGTCCAGCACGAGCGTGTTGCCAAGCCGCACCCGCGCATCCACGATGCTGACGGATACCCCGGATACCGTCGGCATACCTGACGATCCTCGGTTGGCCACGGCTAGACCGGCAGCGCCGCGCGGGCCAGCGACCACGGCGCGCGCCGCCTGAGCCACGCTTCCCAGGAGAGCAGCACCATCAGGGGCGCGGCCACCAGGAACACTTCCAGCGCGCTGGCCGCCCCGATCCCAGACACCCCCACCGCCTCGTACAGCCACAACGGGGCCGTCTGGTAGCGCGTCGGCGCGACCATCAGCGCCAGGTTCGACTCGCCGAACGTCCGCACGAAGACCAGCGCCGCCCCCACCCCGATGGACGGCAGCAGCAGCGGGAGCAGCACCCGGCGCGTCCGCTCCCAACGCCCAGCGCCCAGCCCGGCCGCCACCGCCAGGTACTCGCCGTCCAGCCCTTCGAGCGCCGCCATCAGCACCCGCACCATGAACGGCAGCGCCAGGAACGCCTGCCCCACCACCAGCAGGGCCGGCCCGCGCGCCAGGGCGGGGGCCGTCGCGTGGGCCAGCACCAGCAGGCTCAACCCCCACAGGAAGCCTGGCACGCCGATCGGCAGCAGCACCAGCACGCGCAGCACCCCCTTGCCGGGGAGCGGCGCGAAGCGCCAGGCCGCCGCCAGCGGCAGCCCGAGCGCCAGCGTCAGCAGCACCGCCGCGAAGCTGAGCACGATGCTCAACTGCACCGAGCTCCAGAAGCGCGGATCGACCTGCAGGTACCAGCGGAGCGTCCAGGTGCGTGGCAACAGGCTGTTGCCCCAATCGCCGACGAAGGAGGCGTAGAGCGGCGTCAGCACCAGCAACGCCAGCAAGGCCGCCCAGCCCCACTGGTACGCGGCGGCCAGCCACGACTGTAGGCGGCGCCCACGTGCGCCCTCGGCTGCGGCGCCGTCTGAGCCGTCGGCAGCCGCGCGCGGCCGGAACAGCCGGCCGGACGCCAGCAGCCGCACGCCCGCGGCCACCAGCCGCTCGACCAGCGTCAGCGCGACGAACAGCGTCAGGGCCAGCCCGAGCGCCAGGGCCGACGCCCGCGAGACATCCGCGAACGAGGTCAACTGGCTGAAGATCTCAGCGGAGAGCAGCGCGTGGCGCGCCCCGCCGATCAGCATCGGGACGGCCAGCGAGCCGGCCACCAGGATGTAGGCCAGGCAGGCCGCCGCGCGCAGCGCCGGCCCGGTCAGCGGCAGGGTCACGCGCCGGAACGTCTCGAACGGGCCAGCCCCGAGCAGCCGACCCGTATCCTCGAAGTCGGCAGCCTCCCGCCCCACGGCCACGATGGTGTAGGCCAGGAAGTACGGCAGGCCGAAGATCGAGAAGAACAGCAGCAGCGCCTCCACGCTGAACGCCAGCGGCAGGGGCGGCTGGGACAGCCCCAGCAGGGCTTGCAGGATGCGGTTCAGCCAGCCAGCATTCCCGAAGACGATCAGGTAGGCCAGGGCGGCCGGGAAGCCGTGCAGCAGCAGCGGCGCACGGAGGATCGGCGTGAGCGACGGGCCGGGCCGCAGCCTCCAGCAGAACAGGAACAGCGTCCCCAGCACCAGCACCAGGAGCGTTGCCACACTGGCGACGGCGTGCGTCCGCACCAGGGCCTCGCGGACGCTGCCCGGGGCCACCAGCGGCAGGAAGCGCCCGCCGACGTTGCCCGGCGCTGCCGCCGACACGACCAGCGCCCCGATCAGCCCCAGCAGCAACAGCAGGTACAGGCCCCAGACGGCCCCGGCCGCCAGCAGCATGCCGCCGACACGGCCGGGGCCACGCCCGGGCAGAGAGACCACCGCGCGCGCCCGGCCCTACTTGATCTCGGCGTTCCAGCGGTCCAGCCACGCCTTCTGGTACGGCAGGATGCTGTCCCAGTCGAACGGGTAGCCGGCCTCGTAGTTCTCGGGGTAGTTCGCGCGGACCTCAGCCGGCACGGTGATGTCGGTGCGGGCCGGGCGGAAGTAGCGGCTGGCGAGCAGGTTCTGGGCCTCGGGCGTCAGCAGGAAGTCCACGAACTTCTTCGCCGCCTCAGCCTGCGGGGCGTACTTCGCCACGCCAACGGACAGCGCCGAGAGGGGCATCCCCTCCTTCGGCACGACGACCTCGATCGGGGCGTTCTCGAAGTACTTGTTGTAGAGGTTGGCCTCGCTGTAGTGGACGATCAGGCCCAGCTCGCCCTTCTGCACCAGCGACAGCGACTCGCCGCCCGACGACGGGTAGGTGGTGATCTTCGAGCGCAGCTTCTTCAGGTACTCGAAGCCCGGCTCCGGGTTCTCGATGGTCCCGCCGTTCGCCAGGATCGCGCCGACCAGGAAGATCATGCCCGAGGCCGAGGTGACCGGGTTGTCGTAGGAGATGCGGCCTTCGGCGTTGGGCAGGTCGGCGTAGCTCTTGGGCGGGTTCGCCATCTGATCCTTGTTGTAGATGAAGGCCGGCGTCCAGAGCGCCCAGGAGTAGTAGAGGCCGTTCGGATCGTGGTCGGTGGGAAGCAGGAACTCAGCGCCCGTGGGCTGGATCGGCGCGAGCACGTCGGCGTCGCGGAACTGCGGCCCGAGCGCCTGCCCGAAGAACACGAGGCTGACCTGGGTGTTCTCGCCTTCGGTCTTCAAGCGGGCCAGGGTGCTGCCGCTCCCGCCCGATTGCGGCGCCTGCACGATCTTGATGTTCGGCTCCTGCTTCGCGAAGAGGGCCAGCAGCTCGGGGAAGTTCGGGTAGTTCTGGGTCAGGCCGATCTGCACGACCTCGATGGCCTCCTGCGCCGCGGCCTCACGCGAGGGGCCGGCCAGGCTGGCCGAGGGCAGCACCAGGATCACCAGGAAGAGGGACAACAGCAGCCGTGACGCGCGGGAGACACGAGTCCGAATCATAGGTGGCGCCTCCGATCTCACCAGAAGGTCCAATTCGTCATAGAGCAATCAGGACAACGGCAGGTATAGCAGGCTGCCGAGATGGCGTGTGTGGACGACTCTACTCTAAACGTGAGTAGTGTAGTCCTCGGCTGCCGGAGCAGCAATGGGAGCATGGTGCGGGGGAGGGGGCGGGGGGCCGCGACTGCGCTGGCCGCAGTGCAGGATGCCGCGGGGCGCCCATGGCGCAGCGCACTGGGAGGAGCACGGTATTCGGGATACAATCCGGACGGGCTGCTCGGAGACGACGGCCGGGCGGCCCTGGGGGGAGACGACGATGTTCCGACCTGCCCGCATGAAGTTCGGCATCTTCCTGGCGCCGTTCCACCGCCACTACGAGAACCCGACCCTCGGCATCGAGCGCGACGTTCGGCTGATCGAGATGCTCGACGAGCTGGACTACGACGAGGCCTGGATCGGGGAGCACCACAGCGCCGGCTGGGAGACCATCGCCTCGCCCGAAGTGTTCATGGGCATCGCCGCTACCCGCACGCGGCGGATCATGCTCGGGACCGGCGTCATCAGTTTGCCGTACCACCACCCGCTGATG contains these protein-coding regions:
- a CDS encoding extracellular solute-binding protein, translating into MIRTRVSRASRLLLSLFLVILVLPSASLAGPSREAAAQEAIEVVQIGLTQNYPNFPELLALFAKQEPNIKIVQAPQSGGSGSTLARLKTEGENTQVSLVFFGQALGPQFRDADVLAPIQPTGAEFLLPTDHDPNGLYYSWALWTPAFIYNKDQMANPPKSYADLPNAEGRISYDNPVTSASGMIFLVGAILANGGTIENPEPGFEYLKKLRSKITTYPSSGGESLSLVQKGELGLIVHYSEANLYNKYFENAPIEVVVPKEGMPLSALSVGVAKYAPQAEAAKKFVDFLLTPEAQNLLASRYFRPARTDITVPAEVRANYPENYEAGYPFDWDSILPYQKAWLDRWNAEIK
- a CDS encoding iron ABC transporter permease produces the protein MVSLPGRGPGRVGGMLLAAGAVWGLYLLLLLGLIGALVVSAAAPGNVGGRFLPLVAPGSVREALVRTHAVASVATLLVLVLGTLFLFCWRLRPGPSLTPILRAPLLLHGFPAALAYLIVFGNAGWLNRILQALLGLSQPPLPLAFSVEALLLFFSIFGLPYFLAYTIVAVGREAADFEDTGRLLGAGPFETFRRVTLPLTGPALRAAACLAYILVAGSLAVPMLIGGARHALLSAEIFSQLTSFADVSRASALALGLALTLFVALTLVERLVAAGVRLLASGRLFRPRAAADGSDGAAAEGARGRRLQSWLAAAYQWGWAALLALLVLTPLYASFVGDWGNSLLPRTWTLRWYLQVDPRFWSSVQLSIVLSFAAVLLTLALGLPLAAAWRFAPLPGKGVLRVLVLLPIGVPGFLWGLSLLVLAHATAPALARGPALLVVGQAFLALPFMVRVLMAALEGLDGEYLAVAAGLGAGRWERTRRVLLPLLLPSIGVGAALVFVRTFGESNLALMVAPTRYQTAPLWLYEAVGVSGIGAASALEVFLVAAPLMVLLSWEAWLRRRAPWSLARAALPV
- a CDS encoding ABC transporter ATP-binding protein, yielding MPTVSGVSVSIVDARVRLGNTLVLDGLSLEVAAGECVALLGSSGSGKTTILRLLGGLVPAERGAIFADGREIGKLPPERRGMAMIHQRFLLFPHLTAGENVAFGLPYRGVPRGEHGQRVADLLRLVGLEGLAGRYPHELSGGQQQRVAIARALATRPRVLLLDEPLNSLDQPIRERLLDELRALHRAEGWTMLYVTHDQAEAARIAAQVAVLEGGRILQIAPYETLREQPASEAVARVLGLRNLTPAVLRDGSLHLTDLDVRAAWDGPAPATAASPLLAYLPPDRLTPGPGGPGCLRVDGTVDEVASLPHAVLVQVRRGSGRLQAIVTRSTLAAAGIVVGGPLTLSIEAGSVHLLAEQRDEQTVPTGDSRSLPLTQRL